In Malus sylvestris chromosome 16, drMalSylv7.2, whole genome shotgun sequence, the following are encoded in one genomic region:
- the LOC126606286 gene encoding uncharacterized protein LOC126606286, whose translation MNAVADQDQDMGDGMQCSDHPYRSNPGGICAFCLQEKLGKLVSSASPLPIHASATSSSSSPPFRSDIINGGNGAAAGPSNLSVHPTSSSSAKPRSIGSNSRHDDEFYNTRRARISFLLAKKKKKVNNGAATTGNGGATVASSDREAANMVFNRSKSTTTPRRGHHFLDGSEDFSPRKRGGFWSFLYHSSTKNSSHALNKKAMEKSSFRDNSNSKISSSSSFTSAQKDSKCLGSSSLRNKSGHLAVDADDDSNSSQATAASASSFERKVSRSRSVGCGSRSFSGDFFERISTGFGDCTLRRVESQREGKPKAVHRGGEHNHHNNHCMKEKVKCGGIFSGFMMTSSSSSSSSSSYWVSSSAEGPLVHVRSRSWGWAFASPMRAFSKPSSKDGKREIIRQASDKNTAPNLNAIPSLLSVRSRLSSSA comes from the coding sequence ATGAATGCTGTAGCTGATCAAGATCAAGACATGGGAGATGGAATGCAGTGCAGTGACCATCCGTACAGAAGCAACCCAGGTGGGATCTGCGCTTTCTGCCTCCAGGAGAAGCTCGGCAAGCTTGTTTCTTCCGCCTCCCCTCTTCCCATCCACGCTTCTGcaacctcttcttcttcctcccctcCTTTTAGATCTGACATCATCAATGGCGGCAATGGAGCTGCTGCTGGTCCGTCCAACCTCTCCGTCCACCCAACTTCTTCGTCATCAGCAAAACCCAGAAGCATTGGTAGTAATTCCCGCCACGACGATGAGTTTTACAACACGAGGAGGGCCaggatttcttttcttttggctaagaaaaagaagaaagtgaATAATGGTGCTGCTACTACTGGGAACGGTGGTGCTACTGTTGCATCTTCCGATCGGGAAGCTGCTAACATGGTGTTTAACCGAAGCAAGTCTACCACCACCCCGCGGCGGGGCCACCATTTCCTGGATGGTTCAGAGGATTTTAGTCCAAGGAAGAGAGGCGGGTTCTGGTCGTTTCTGTATCACTCATCCACCAAGAACTCGTCGCACGCTCTGAACAAGAAGGCAATGGAGAAGTCCAGCTTCAGAGACAACTCCAACTCCAAgatctcttcctcctcttccttcacGTCGGCGCAAAAGGACTCCAAATGCTTGGGCTCTTCTTCTCTGAGGAATAAAAGCGGACACCTGGCGGTCGACGCGGACGACGACAGCAACAGCAGCCAAGCCACCGCCGCCTCCGCCTCTTCCTTCGAGCGGAAGGTCTCGAGATCCAGATCCGTCGGCTGCGGAAGCCGAAGCTTCTCCGGCGACTTCTTCGAGCGGATCTCAACTGGGTTCGGCGACTGCACTCTCAGAAGAGTCGAGTCGCAGAGAGAAGGCAAGCCCAAAGCCGTGCACCGCGGCGGCGAACACAACCACCACAACAACCACTGCATGAAAGAGAAAGTAAAATGCGGCGGGATTTTCAGTGGGTTCATGATGACGTCCTCGTCTTCgtcatcgtcgtcgtcgtcttACTGGGTTTCGTCCTCCGCCGAAGGGCCGCTCGTCCACGTCCGAAGCCGGAGCTGGGGGTGGGCGTTTGCGAGTCCGATGAGAGCATTCAGCAAACCTTCTTCGAAAGATGGGAAGAGGGAGATAATTAGACAAGCTTCAGATAAGAACACAGCTCCAAACTTGAATGCGATTCCTTCCTTGCTATCAGTCAGAAGTCGATTATCATCATCAGCATAA
- the LOC126609126 gene encoding 3-ketoacyl-CoA synthase 7-like, which translates to MARIQEYVHVFPDLVEPATACYMMAAIAGLVLMYLLRKREPRIYLVDFSCYQPPKSYRLTTSMFLENVLLDGTDPESTAFQIKILEKSGFSEETSIPPSLACLPIKKSLQFALEEVKAVMFGAVSDLFNKHNINPREIDVLISNSSLFCPTPSLSTLIINKFGMRNNIRSFHLSGMGCSAGLIAVGLAKDLLRVHENSLALIVSTEGLHLNWYTGKVPSMLLTNCLFRMGGAAVLMSSRNQDKSRAKYELQHLVRTNNAQDDQSHACVFQDIDPENKQGISISKNILHVAGDVLKANIGALGPLVLPLSEQFRYGVSILSRKVWSGRRKIHVPDFKKAFEHFCIHAGGRAVIQGIEKNLGLRKEDVEASKMALYRYGNTSSSSIWYELSYIEAKGRMKKGDRVWQIGFGSGFKCNSAVWKCVSDVGAESANVWREIIHSYPMEVPN; encoded by the coding sequence ATGGCTAGGATCCAGGAATACGTTCATGTTTTCCCTGACCTCGTCGAACCCGCCACTGCATGTTATATGATGGCGGCGATTGCAGGCCTTGTTCTCATGTATCTTCTCCGCAAGAGAGAGCCAAGAATTTATTTGGTAGACTTTAGCTGTTACCAGCCACCAAAATCTTATAGGCTGACGACGTCCATGTTCCTAGAGAACGTCCTTCTGGACGGCACAGACCCTGAGAGCACAGCATTCCAAATCAAGATCCTTGAGAAATCCGGGTTCAGCGAGGAGACTAGCATTCCTCCGTCTCTCGCTTGCTTGCCTATCAAGAAATCACTCCAATTTGCGTTGGAAGAGGTCAAAGCAGTGATGTTTGGTGCAGTTTCAGACTTGTTCAACAAGCACAACATAAACCCTAGAGAAATTGATGTTCTGATTTCTAACAGCAGCTTGTTTTGTCCCACACCGTCTCTCAGCACTTTGATCATCAACAAGTTCGGAATGAGAAACAACATCAGAAGCTTCCACTTATCCGGGATGGGATGCAGCGCCGGACTTATTGCAGTTGGTCTAGCCAAGGACTTGCTGAGGGTTCACGAGAACTCATTGGCTTTGATTGTCAGCACTGAGGGATTGCATCTGAATTGGTACACCGGAAAAGTACCGTCCATGTTGCTGACTAATTGTTTGTTTCGGATGGGAGGAGCGGCCGTGTTGATGTCCAGTCGGAATCAAGACAAGAGCAGGGCAAAGTATGAGCTGCAGCATCTTGTCAGAACAAACAATGCACAAGATGATCAGTCTCATGCCTGTGTGTTCCAGGATATAGATCCCGAGAACAAACAGGGGATTTCGATATCAAAGAACATACTCCATGTTGCCGGAGATGTATTGAAAGCAAACATTGGTGCTCTGGGGCCATTGGTTTTGCCACTTTCGGAGCAGTTTCGATATGGGGTTTCGATACTCAGCCGAAAGGTATGGAGTGGGAGGAGGAAGATTCACGTACCGGATTTTAAGAAAGCTTTCGAGCATTTCTGCATACATGCTGGGGGGAGAGCAGTTATACAAGGAATAGAGAAAAACCTGGGGCTGAGAAAAGAAGACGTCGAGGCCTCAAAGATGGCCCTGTACAGATACGGAAACACATCGTCTTCTTCAATATGGTACGAGCTGAGTTACATAGAAGCGAAAGGAAGGATGAAGAAGGGCGATCGGGTGTGGCAAATTGGGTTCGGGAGCGGCTTCAAGTGTAACAGCGCGGTGTGGAAGTGTGTTTCCGATGTGGGAGCTGAGAGTGCAAATGTGTGGAGAGAAATAATCCATTCATATCCCATGGAGGTTCCAAACTGA
- the LOC126607905 gene encoding eukaryotic translation initiation factor 2 subunit gamma-like, translating into MSRKGLMEQDLSKLDVTKLHPLSPEVISRQATINIGTIGHVAHGKSTVVKAISGVQTVRFKNELERNITIKLGYANAKIYICEDERCPRPMAYKAYGSGKEDAPLCDVPGFENCRMKLLRHVSFVDCPGHDILMATMLNGAAIMDGALLLIAANESCPQPQTSEHLAAVEIMRLQHIIILQNKVDLIQENVAINQHEAIRKFIQGTVADNAPVVPISAQLKYNIDVVCEYIVKKIPIPERNFISPPNMIVIRSFDVNKPGYEVDEIRGGVAGGSILRGVLKVNQFIEVRPGIVVKDESGNIKCTPIYSRIVSLYAEQNELQFAVPGGLIGVGTTMDPTLTRADRLVGQVLGEVGSLPEVFVELEVNFFLLRRLLGVRTKGSEKQGKVSKLVKGEILMLNIGSMSTGARVLAVRNDLAKLQLTSPVCTSKGEKIALSRRVEKHWRLIGWGQIQAGTTLDVPPCPI; encoded by the exons ATGTCGAGGAAAGGTTTGATGGAGCAAGACCTGAGTAAACTGGATGTAACAAAGTTGCATCCACTCTCGCCTGAAGTTATATCTCGTCAGGCGACTATCAATATTG GTACTATTGGTCATGTGGCTCATGGAAAGTCAACAGTTGTAAAAGCAATTTCTGGTGTTCAG ACTGTTCGTTTTAAAAATGAGCTGGAGCGCAACATTACTATCAAGCTTGGATATGCCAATGCaaagatatatatatgtgaagaCGAGCGCTGCCCTCGACCGATGGCTTACAA GGCATATGGAAGTGGAAAGGAAGATGCTCCTCTCTGTGATGTTCCTGGATTTGAGAACTGCAGGATGAAATTGTTGAGACATGTGTCTTTTGTAGATTGCCCG GGTCACGATATTCTTATGGCTACTATGCTTAATGGTGCCGCAATTATGGACGGAGCATTACTTCTCATTGCTGCTAATGAAAGCTGTCCCCAACCACAAACTTCTGAGCATCTGGCTGCTGTTGAAATTATGCGTCTTCAACATATTATCATTCTTCAGAATAAAGTTGATCTCATTCAGGAGAATGTGGCCATTAACCAACATGAGGCAATCAGGAAGTTTATTCAG GGAACTGTAGCTGATAATGCACCAGTGGTGCCAATTTCTGCTCAGTTGAAGTATAATATTGACGTCGTGTGTGAATACATTGTAAAAAAGATCCCCATTCCAGAAAGGAACTTTATCTCACCTCCCAATATGATTGTTATCCGTTCTTTTGACGTCAATAAACCTGGGTACGAGGTTGATGAGATTAGAGGTGGAGTGGCTGGTGGAAGTATCCTCAGG GGTGTTCTGAAAGTCAACCAATTTATTGAGGTTCGTCCTGGGATTGTTGTTAAAGACGAGAGTGGAAATATCAAGTGCACGCCAATATATTCTAGAATTGTTTCATTGTATGCTGAGCAAAATGAGTTGCAATTTGCGGTGCCAGGAGGTCTTATTGGTGTTGGAACAACCATGGATCCCACTTTGACACGTGCTGATAGGTTAGTGGGTCAAGTTCTTGGTGAAGTTGGGTCACTCCCTGAAGTATTTGTTGAGCTTGAG GTCAACTTCTTCTTGTTGAGAAGGCTTCTGGGGGTCAGGACAAAGGGGTCTGAGAAGCAGGGAAAGGTCTCAAAGCTGGTCAAGGGCGAGATCCTCATGTTGAATATAGGATCCATGTCTACAGGGGCTAGGGTTCTTGCTGTAAGGAACGATTTGGCAAAGTTGCAACTCACGTCTCCAGTTTGCACCAGCAAAGGAGAGAAAATTGCCCTCAGTCGACGTGTTGAGAAGCATTGGCGTCTTATTGGCTGGGGTCAGATTCAAGCTGGAACAACCCTTGATGTCCCACCATGCCCAATTTGA